One Lacipirellulaceae bacterium DNA window includes the following coding sequences:
- a CDS encoding ABC transporter permease → MSRERIAKWKSSPLLWPLVGLAAVLLFNAFFTPSFYQLEIREGHLYGSLVDVLNRGSIGVILALGMTLVIATGGVDLSVGSVMAISGAVAALLLTETSWGLPLVVPCALGAAMIAGLANGILVAKVGIQPIIATLILMVSGRGIARYITGEKVIALVNDDFSESFDFIAGGHFLGLPFPVTIAVVLTILTLLAVRTTVLGLFIESVGANEKASHIAGINARGIKVLVYVFCGFCAGVAGLIDASNINAADTANAGIFTELDAIFAVVVGGTALTGGRFTLLGSVIGALLLQTLLTTMYTFGVSSDTAPIPKALVIIGVCLLQSEAFREKVFRASENRGGER, encoded by the coding sequence ATGAGTAGGGAACGGATTGCGAAGTGGAAAAGTTCACCGCTGCTCTGGCCGCTCGTCGGCTTAGCCGCTGTCCTCTTATTCAATGCCTTCTTCACCCCATCGTTCTACCAGCTAGAAATCCGTGAAGGTCATCTTTACGGTAGCTTGGTCGATGTCTTGAATCGAGGTTCGATTGGAGTGATTCTCGCGCTCGGCATGACGCTGGTGATCGCCACCGGTGGGGTTGATCTTTCGGTCGGCTCAGTCATGGCGATCTCCGGCGCGGTTGCTGCGTTACTGCTCACTGAAACAAGTTGGGGGCTGCCCCTGGTTGTTCCCTGCGCGCTGGGGGCAGCCATGATCGCGGGGCTTGCCAACGGGATTCTGGTTGCCAAGGTGGGAATCCAACCGATTATAGCCACCTTGATTCTCATGGTTTCAGGCCGCGGAATCGCCCGGTACATCACCGGTGAGAAAGTGATCGCGCTGGTGAACGATGATTTCAGCGAGTCGTTCGACTTTATCGCTGGCGGCCACTTTCTCGGATTGCCTTTTCCCGTGACGATTGCCGTTGTGTTAACGATACTCACGCTGCTTGCCGTTCGCACGACCGTCCTAGGGCTGTTCATTGAGTCCGTGGGTGCCAATGAGAAAGCGAGCCACATCGCAGGGATTAATGCTCGTGGGATCAAAGTCCTGGTTTACGTCTTCTGCGGATTCTGTGCCGGGGTTGCCGGGCTGATTGACGCTTCGAACATCAACGCCGCCGATACCGCCAATGCGGGAATCTTCACCGAACTCGACGCCATTTTCGCCGTCGTCGTAGGCGGAACCGCGTTAACCGGTGGCCGCTTTACGCTGCTGGGCTCAGTGATCGGGGCCCTACTATTGCAAACCCTGCTGACGACGATGTATACCTTTGGCGTTTCGTCCGATACGGCGCCGATTCCCAAGGCACTGGTGATCATTGGAGTTTGCCTGCTGCAATCTGAGGCGTTTCGTGAGAAGGTATTCCGCGCAAGTGAAAACCGCGGAGGAGAACGATGA
- a CDS encoding serine/threonine-protein kinase, translating to MDDKQSQPKHSAVASASCEACGLALGLLSTSDSLCPSCLLSTAIEELQSDELLALGAPTTHQGAPSSEELSKSIPQFEFLELLGGGGSGWVYLAKQISLNRLVAVKLLRQRVGRLLSTHERFGAEAQTLANLNHSKLVTVHDYGTTENEDSDGTPHCYLVMEYIPGPTLRHKLRSGPLSVRQATRIACQICEAIQYAHSQGIVHRDLKPENILFTSDAENADLKVADFGIAKLIGEGELSTSYTATGTVVGTPYYMAPERHLASSAATRQSDIYSLGVLLYEMLTGQIPIGNFPPLEQSHGIPKPLSDAVHRAVASNPAERFSTAAELDQAIQSPSGVQTAAKESGRLNRSLKRAIVGLLLLTLGIAGGYSFSQRSSSPSTDAKALAVAQEAPERTKQGETESATQPDDSPPEDAKPSARSERSRTSPKFEGSGAGSETLRRGREASGYEVEILNVSIRRDPPFGADIQFDLLFNDAERTARKGSTYHWVFRDSLGNEYENEIPSLEGRTEITIDEPVRTRHGGGFWPGEIHVEERWGENSSGKRRISEAFQVQGWHVRIGAGF from the coding sequence ATGGACGATAAGCAATCTCAACCAAAGCATTCGGCTGTTGCTTCCGCCTCTTGCGAGGCGTGTGGGCTCGCCCTCGGATTGCTTTCCACGAGCGATAGTCTCTGTCCGTCTTGCCTCCTATCGACGGCGATCGAAGAGCTTCAATCAGACGAACTGCTCGCCCTTGGTGCTCCCACTACCCACCAGGGCGCCCCAAGCTCGGAGGAACTCAGCAAGAGTATTCCCCAGTTTGAATTTCTTGAGCTGCTAGGCGGGGGCGGAAGTGGCTGGGTCTATTTGGCGAAACAGATCAGCTTGAATCGCCTAGTGGCCGTGAAGCTCTTACGACAACGCGTCGGTCGGTTGCTTTCGACCCACGAACGTTTCGGCGCGGAAGCCCAAACGCTCGCGAACCTTAACCACTCAAAGCTGGTGACGGTCCACGATTATGGAACCACCGAAAACGAAGATTCAGATGGAACTCCGCATTGCTACCTAGTGATGGAGTATATCCCCGGACCAACCCTGCGACACAAACTCCGCAGCGGCCCGCTCTCGGTCAGACAGGCGACTCGTATTGCATGCCAGATATGCGAAGCAATTCAGTATGCGCATTCTCAAGGCATCGTGCATCGTGACTTAAAGCCTGAGAATATTCTCTTCACATCAGATGCCGAAAATGCAGATCTGAAAGTGGCCGACTTTGGAATTGCCAAGCTCATCGGCGAAGGAGAACTGTCAACTTCCTACACGGCTACGGGAACGGTCGTCGGAACGCCCTATTACATGGCACCCGAGCGCCATCTGGCGAGTTCGGCAGCAACTCGACAGAGTGATATTTATTCCTTAGGTGTATTACTGTACGAAATGCTGACCGGGCAGATCCCGATCGGTAACTTCCCGCCGTTGGAACAGAGCCACGGTATCCCTAAGCCCTTGAGCGACGCTGTTCATCGTGCAGTCGCATCGAACCCAGCAGAACGGTTCTCGACCGCTGCAGAACTAGATCAAGCAATCCAGTCTCCTAGCGGTGTTCAAACTGCTGCCAAGGAAAGTGGCCGATTGAATCGCTCGCTCAAACGGGCAATCGTAGGGCTACTTCTGTTGACCCTGGGGATTGCTGGCGGATACTCGTTCTCCCAACGCAGCAGCTCGCCCTCTACGGACGCTAAAGCACTAGCGGTTGCCCAAGAAGCTCCCGAGCGTACTAAGCAAGGCGAAACCGAAAGTGCAACTCAACCTGATGACTCGCCGCCCGAGGATGCTAAGCCGTCCGCTAGAAGCGAACGAAGTCGTACCAGTCCCAAGTTTGAGGGCTCGGGAGCAGGGTCGGAAACGCTCCGACGGGGTCGAGAAGCAAGCGGCTATGAAGTCGAAATCCTAAACGTAAGTATCCGTCGTGATCCACCCTTTGGTGCGGACATTCAGTTTGACCTTCTCTTCAACGATGCCGAAAGGACGGCTCGCAAAGGATCAACCTATCACTGGGTTTTTCGTGACTCGCTTGGGAACGAATATGAGAATGAGATTCCATCACTTGAGGGTCGTACGGAAATCACCATTGACGAGCCCGTTCGTACTCGTCACGGCGGAGGCTTTTGGCCTGGCGAAATCCACGTTGAGGAACGCTGGGGCGAAAACTCCAGCGGCAAGCGTCGTATTTCCGAAGCCTTCCAGGTGCAAGGCTGGCACGTTCGCATCGGTGCCGGTTTCTAG
- a CDS encoding VOC family protein, whose translation MKTGKPSEVVKHLKAILIMAMLLFGISVAILSTVAPQATAQQTDAVASSPQATQQDVPTGKVIGIKYNCVHVLKLEQTLKLYREILGFKLVDAEILHGEGIEGMLVMKLQAGDCNVYLSLTAPEYLDTIGEIGNTNHNHFMLLVDNIVPICDKLKEEGYELENEAYARDKYSFFTGPNGEIIGLTEYK comes from the coding sequence ATGAAAACCGGCAAGCCTTCAGAAGTGGTGAAGCATTTAAAAGCCATTCTGATTATGGCAATGCTTCTCTTCGGTATTAGCGTTGCGATCCTCTCCACAGTTGCTCCGCAAGCGACAGCCCAACAGACTGACGCTGTAGCGAGCAGCCCCCAAGCCACCCAACAAGACGTACCAACCGGAAAAGTCATCGGTATCAAGTATAACTGCGTGCACGTCTTAAAGCTTGAACAAACGCTAAAGCTCTATCGCGAAATCCTTGGGTTCAAACTGGTCGATGCAGAGATTCTTCACGGTGAAGGAATCGAGGGGATGCTGGTCATGAAGCTGCAAGCGGGCGACTGCAATGTCTACCTCTCGCTCACTGCCCCCGAGTATCTCGACACGATCGGTGAGATCGGCAACACGAACCATAATCACTTCATGCTGTTGGTCGACAACATCGTCCCCATCTGCGACAAGCTAAAAGAGGAAGGCTACGAACTCGAGAACGAAGCGTACGCTCGCGATAAGTATTCGTTCTTCACGGGCCCCAACGGCGAAATCATCGGGCTCACGGAATACAAGTGA
- a CDS encoding sugar ABC transporter ATP-binding protein, whose translation MSDATASEPLLDMRGICKAFPGVRALDRVDFEVRPGEVHALMGENGAGKSTLIKVLTGVHQPDAGTIRLQGDPITPQAPSEAEAAGISTVYQEVHLVPNLSVAENLMLGRQPTRAGLLSWKATIRRARAALERIDLKVDLHRELSACSTAVQQLVAIARAVDLNAKLLVLDEPTSSLDESEVADLFKIVDRLRQQGMGIVFVTHFLDQVYQISDRITVLRNGQRVGTYPVRELPRLELVSKMLGKEADEVAKLESQGSARKEAAHHGEVVLEAKGLSRTGSVETFDMKVRAGESLGLAGLLGSGRTEVLRLLYGLDRATTGTIQIEGKPLENPAPRNAIAAGLAFSPEDRKEEGVLLDLSVRENILLAMQASRGLTGALPLKRQQELTEHYIQALGIKTPSSETPVKNLSGGNQQKVLLARWLAMEPKLLMLDEPTRGIDVGAKAEIEALIRSLTAEGKALLFVSSELDEVVRCCQRVLVMRDRRQIGEFSGEEISEDRIIDLIAQHHEAVE comes from the coding sequence ATGTCCGACGCCACTGCCAGTGAACCCCTGCTTGACATGCGAGGGATTTGCAAGGCGTTTCCTGGCGTGCGGGCACTTGATCGTGTTGACTTTGAAGTTCGCCCCGGCGAAGTCCATGCGTTGATGGGCGAGAACGGTGCCGGGAAGTCGACCCTGATTAAGGTGCTGACTGGCGTCCATCAGCCGGACGCTGGAACGATCCGCCTGCAAGGTGATCCGATCACTCCGCAAGCGCCGAGCGAGGCTGAAGCCGCAGGAATCAGCACCGTCTATCAGGAAGTGCACCTGGTTCCCAACCTTTCGGTGGCCGAGAATCTGATGCTCGGCCGACAGCCGACTCGCGCTGGACTGTTGTCTTGGAAGGCGACGATTCGCCGTGCGCGGGCTGCGCTCGAGCGGATCGACTTGAAGGTCGATCTGCACCGCGAACTGTCCGCTTGTTCAACTGCGGTTCAACAGTTGGTCGCCATCGCTCGCGCGGTTGATCTGAACGCGAAGCTGCTGGTTCTCGATGAACCGACCTCCAGTCTCGACGAGTCGGAAGTGGCCGACCTGTTCAAGATCGTCGACCGACTCCGCCAGCAGGGCATGGGGATTGTGTTCGTCACGCATTTCCTCGACCAGGTCTACCAGATCTCTGACCGCATCACCGTTTTACGTAACGGCCAACGCGTAGGCACTTACCCAGTTAGAGAACTGCCGCGGCTTGAGTTGGTGAGCAAGATGCTAGGGAAGGAAGCTGACGAAGTTGCGAAGCTGGAGTCGCAGGGGTCCGCCCGAAAAGAAGCAGCGCATCACGGAGAAGTTGTCCTTGAAGCGAAAGGACTCAGTCGCACGGGATCCGTGGAGACGTTCGATATGAAGGTGAGGGCGGGTGAATCGCTCGGGCTAGCAGGTCTCTTAGGTTCGGGCCGGACGGAAGTTCTTAGGCTTCTCTACGGACTTGACCGCGCTACCACCGGCACGATTCAGATCGAAGGAAAGCCCTTAGAGAATCCGGCTCCACGTAACGCCATCGCCGCCGGGCTGGCCTTCAGTCCCGAGGATCGCAAAGAGGAAGGCGTGCTGCTCGATCTTTCGGTGCGCGAAAACATCTTGCTCGCGATGCAAGCATCTCGTGGCCTAACGGGTGCCTTGCCGCTCAAACGTCAGCAAGAACTCACGGAACATTACATTCAAGCTTTGGGGATTAAGACACCCTCGTCGGAGACGCCCGTCAAGAACCTCTCCGGCGGCAACCAGCAGAAGGTTTTGCTCGCCCGCTGGCTGGCTATGGAGCCGAAGCTGTTGATGCTCGACGAACCGACTCGTGGAATTGACGTTGGTGCCAAGGCGGAGATCGAAGCGCTCATCCGTTCGTTGACTGCGGAAGGAAAGGCGCTTCTTTTTGTTTCTTCTGAGTTGGACGAAGTCGTTCGTTGTTGTCAACGAGTCCTAGTAATGCGTGATCGTCGGCAGATTGGTGAATTCAGTGGTGAGGAAATCAGCGAAGATCGGATCATCGACCTCATTGCCCAGCATCATGAGGCGGTGGAATGA
- the yjfF gene encoding galactofuranose ABC transporter, permease protein YjfF codes for MSWLSRKYLPLATTAVLLVLLFATGSVIYRDKNFCSLYVVADLFSENAFLGITALGMTIVILSGGIDLSVGSVIGFTTIFIATMIADHQVHPLVAWTFALTAGTAFGLIMGILIQRFRLPAFLVTLGGLFFARGMAFVIKNESVQISHPFYKTMNKIVLPIGGGAELSFAAMLFLALLGGMIVVLHYTRFGRNVYALGGDEQSALLMGLPVARTKIAVYAINGFCSSLAGIAMTLFMRSGDPTKGMALELDAIAVVVIGGTLLTGGVGYVTGTLLGVLIYGTIYQIKLFAELPSSLATLAIGGLLLAFILLQKVVGVRRQN; via the coding sequence ATGAGCTGGCTCTCCCGCAAATACCTACCACTGGCGACAACGGCCGTTCTGCTAGTGTTGCTGTTTGCAACTGGATCGGTGATCTACCGGGATAAGAACTTTTGCTCGTTATATGTCGTGGCAGATCTTTTTTCAGAGAATGCTTTTCTTGGAATCACGGCTCTCGGCATGACGATCGTCATCCTCTCCGGTGGGATCGATCTTTCAGTCGGTTCAGTCATCGGGTTTACGACGATCTTCATCGCCACCATGATTGCCGATCATCAAGTCCATCCCCTAGTAGCTTGGACATTCGCTTTGACGGCAGGTACCGCCTTTGGGCTTATCATGGGAATCCTGATTCAAAGATTTCGCCTTCCCGCCTTTCTGGTGACGCTTGGCGGGTTATTCTTCGCCCGTGGAATGGCGTTTGTCATCAAGAATGAATCGGTGCAAATCAGCCATCCCTTCTACAAAACTATGAACAAGATCGTTCTTCCAATTGGCGGTGGGGCGGAGCTGAGTTTTGCTGCGATGCTCTTCCTGGCCCTTCTGGGGGGCATGATCGTCGTTCTCCACTACACGCGGTTTGGTCGCAACGTGTATGCCTTAGGCGGGGATGAACAGTCGGCGTTACTCATGGGACTTCCGGTGGCGAGAACCAAGATCGCCGTTTATGCCATCAACGGGTTCTGCTCCTCACTTGCTGGCATTGCGATGACCTTGTTTATGCGTTCTGGCGATCCTACAAAGGGTATGGCACTAGAACTCGATGCCATTGCAGTGGTGGTCATCGGGGGCACGCTGCTCACCGGCGGTGTTGGCTATGTCACGGGTACGCTGCTAGGAGTGCTGATCTATGGCACGATCTACCAAATCAAGCTCTTCGCGGAACTACCTTCTTCCTTAGCAACACTCGCAATCGGCGGCCTCTTGCTGGCGTTTATTCTGCTACAAAAGGTCGTTGGCGTTCGGAGGCAAAACTAG
- a CDS encoding ECF-type sigma factor translates to MFRSTPWSLVLQAADPASTAGKQALGELFELSWFPLYAFLRRSGHSAEAAEESVQGFFAKLVEKKMLAGLSQGRGRFRNFMLVCLKRHVAHEREKANAQKRGGGVTHFRISAADREDADRRYQMEPATNLTPEKIYQRRWAVATLDRALGVLAESWREAGKQEQFDVLKVYLTGGTAPSHAEVAKQIGMSVGAVKTAVHRLRSQFRETLCSVVADTLDRQELLEDELRQLFLAFQV, encoded by the coding sequence ATGTTTCGTTCGACCCCTTGGTCCTTAGTTTTACAAGCAGCAGATCCAGCTTCGACCGCTGGCAAGCAAGCGCTCGGTGAACTCTTCGAATTAAGTTGGTTCCCGCTGTATGCTTTTCTGCGACGCAGCGGCCACTCCGCCGAAGCGGCCGAGGAGTCAGTACAAGGATTCTTCGCCAAGCTGGTCGAAAAGAAAATGCTGGCGGGTCTTTCCCAAGGCCGTGGGCGGTTTCGCAACTTTATGTTGGTCTGCCTCAAGAGGCACGTCGCCCATGAGCGTGAGAAAGCCAACGCCCAGAAGCGTGGCGGCGGGGTCACCCATTTTCGCATCTCCGCGGCAGATCGCGAGGACGCTGACCGCCGCTATCAGATGGAACCCGCAACAAATCTTACGCCAGAAAAAATCTATCAACGTCGCTGGGCCGTGGCCACGCTCGATCGCGCACTAGGCGTACTCGCCGAAAGTTGGCGTGAGGCAGGCAAGCAGGAACAATTCGACGTGCTGAAAGTCTATCTCACTGGCGGCACGGCACCGTCACATGCTGAAGTGGCGAAGCAAATTGGTATGAGTGTCGGGGCCGTAAAAACAGCAGTTCATCGCTTGCGCAGCCAGTTCCGCGAGACCCTGTGCAGCGTTGTGGCGGACACGCTTGACCGACAGGAACTGCTGGAGGACGAGCTACGGCAACTTTTTCTCGCGTTTCAAGTGTAA
- a CDS encoding ABC transporter substrate-binding protein, with translation MKLKHPLFPISALFACLFVSLIGCSGGQKKESGKPVIAFVQTGADNDWRNAHTVSVKEAAAEKGYDLRFAEGESKQENQIKALSSFINQGVDVIVFAPLVETGWDNVLEKAKKRNIPVVILDRQIKTEDESLYVTYIGADTYTEGRKAAEWLAKKTEGKAKVVELQGNPGASPTINRFNGFRDVMKDHPGIEIIATQSGEFRRSKGKEVMEALLKTHGKDIDAVYAHNDDMAIGAIQAIEEAGMKPAEDIIIVSVDAVRAAFEAMVAGKLNCTVECNPLQGPLAMEAVEKILAGKADELEKKTLIEDSVFEMSDAAGLIDSRKY, from the coding sequence ATGAAACTGAAACACCCCCTTTTCCCCATATCTGCCCTATTTGCCTGCTTGTTCGTTTCACTAATCGGCTGCAGTGGCGGCCAGAAGAAGGAATCAGGCAAGCCGGTCATTGCCTTCGTCCAGACGGGTGCCGACAACGACTGGCGGAATGCCCATACGGTTTCGGTGAAAGAAGCTGCGGCGGAGAAGGGTTACGATCTTCGCTTTGCCGAGGGCGAGTCGAAGCAGGAGAATCAGATCAAGGCACTCAGTTCGTTCATCAATCAGGGCGTCGACGTGATCGTCTTCGCGCCGCTGGTCGAAACTGGCTGGGACAATGTGCTTGAGAAGGCCAAGAAGCGGAACATCCCGGTGGTGATTCTCGACCGCCAGATCAAGACCGAGGATGAATCACTCTACGTCACTTACATTGGCGCGGATACCTACACGGAGGGTCGCAAGGCGGCAGAGTGGCTCGCCAAGAAAACTGAAGGCAAGGCGAAAGTCGTCGAACTTCAAGGCAATCCGGGAGCCTCGCCAACGATCAATCGCTTCAACGGTTTTCGCGATGTGATGAAAGATCATCCGGGCATCGAGATCATCGCCACCCAAAGCGGCGAGTTCCGACGCTCGAAGGGGAAGGAAGTGATGGAGGCCTTGTTGAAAACGCACGGCAAAGACATCGATGCCGTCTATGCCCACAACGACGATATGGCCATCGGCGCGATTCAGGCGATTGAAGAAGCGGGGATGAAGCCGGCCGAGGACATCATCATCGTTTCGGTGGATGCCGTGCGTGCTGCTTTTGAAGCGATGGTGGCTGGTAAGCTCAACTGCACGGTGGAGTGTAACCCGCTCCAAGGTCCGCTCGCGATGGAGGCGGTCGAGAAGATCCTTGCCGGCAAAGCCGACGAGTTGGAGAAGAAAACATTGATTGAAGATTCCGTCTTCGAGATGTCGGACGCAGCGGGGTTGATTGACTCGCGGAAGTACTAA